From a region of the Rhipicephalus microplus isolate Deutch F79 chromosome X, USDA_Rmic, whole genome shotgun sequence genome:
- the LOC142777245 gene encoding uncharacterized protein LOC142777245, which translates to MESEAAAPPGNDDCTDGLGDLLVHQESFRGGFSRSLVNHRMPCTASTYTRCQIVASITKWNEILCWLELELRELPGEGRELGLVHVRNICHVRPEENQIRQAAAILYWLLKMHRCVASVQIPDYIGDPVMAYWCSTVICCMLSGNDSVKSLTFVGPLPVKRERIREVLLSMKHLEELHYAAFSPDSSFPEMISDLLRASETLTVLNFTAPFIKKKEHGLLLKALKVNSMLRDLTLSSPAIIAQPELFFEFMSGTNVLKHLKVCGIPYEDNGDAMKWIFQGMLKNGTVSSLEAHELSLDSENVKWGARMLAQSKVLRNLKLWHCSCFLGYPITDLLGLIDFTDTASWLDAISNNGTLENLTLSLSVWRSEYWEQFFHVLSQHGSLKMATLVTDKTDRDRLAEIANKVEEVGCEGKVTFVDYYTGDSIPLANCKNYSHLFAYVRATDNCKALPLYQQLSTFAPLTFLHLVIKQWEKELCWLLVEFVSVACTLQTLQLELRGSSFPTESHDWWPALSQSLLRNGSIIDLGLGIHVEDHCEGVECLGQTVARSKTIRKLRLCDWLSSARDSFFRGVHSVIFENYALCHVDVGLEFPCSPSQAHRLAITLDVARRNSGYVARAAQFLHCRRCDTPCAAALDRVHRHPALMAELSKVASISEADAAVTVRQRLRGIEGMHTFMRLAGVVKARVTCRPRDDGRAQLDALDEHCWAHVRRYLQLDDVVWHCSSLTNAM; encoded by the exons AGCACCTCCGGGAAATGATGATTGCACTGATGGACTCGGCGACCTGTTGGTTCACCAGGAAAGTTTCAGGGGCGGCTTCTCGAGAAGTCTGGTCAATCATCGCATGCCCTGCACGGCCTCCACCTACACAAGGTGCCAGATTGTTGCCAGCATTACTAAATGGAACGAAATTCTCTGCTGGCTTGAGTTGGAGCTGCGCGAGTTGCCTGGAGAGGGGAGGGAACTGGGACTCGTGCACGTCCGCAACATTTGTCATGTGCGGCCCGAAGAAAACCAAATACGTCAGGCTGCTGCTATCCTGTATTGGCTCCTGAAAATGCATCGCTGCGTGGCGTCCGTCCAGATTCCAGACTACATTGGCGATCCGGTAATGGCCTATTGGTGCAGCACCGTAATTTGCTGCATGCTAAGCGGAAATGATTCCGTAAAATCTTTGACCTTTGTTGGTCCTTTGCCAGTGAAAAGAGAGCGAATTCGCGAAGTACTCCTGTCGATGAAGCACCTCGAGGAACTGCACTATGCAGCCTTCTCACCTGATTCCTCGTTTCCAGAGATGATTTCGGACCTTCTTCGTGCGTCTGAGACGTTAACCGTGCTGAATTTCACCGCACCATTCATAAAAAAGAAGGAACATGGGCTCCTGCTAAAAGCACTCAAGGTCAACTCCATGTTGCGAGATTTGACGCTAAGTTCCCCTGCAATTATTGCACAGCCTGAATTGTTCTTTGAATTTATGAGTGGTACAAACGTACTCAAACACTTGAAAGTGTGTGGAATTCCCTATGAAGATAACGGTGATGCCATGAAATGGATATTTCAAGGCATGCTCAAGAATGGGACGGTCAGCAGTCTGGAAGCGCATGAGCTCAGTTTGGATAGTGAAAACGTAAAGTGGGGAGCCAGAATGCTTGCGCAGAGCAAAGTGTTGCGAAACTTAAAGCTGTGGCATTGCTCCTGCTTTCTTGGTTATCCTATCACCGACCTGCTCGGTCTCATAGATTTCACTGATACCGCCTCCTGGCTAGATGCAATCTCGAACAATGGCACGCTCGAAAATTTGACCTTGAGCTTGAGCGTCTGGAGAAGTGAGTATTGGGAACAATTCTTTCATGTTTTGTCACAACATGGCAGCCTAAAGATGGCAACTCTTGTTACGGACAAAACCGACCGCGATCGCCTGGCCGAAATCGCGAACAAGGTTGAAGAAGTAGGTTGTGAAGGGAAAGTCACCTTCGTAGACTATTATACCGGTGATAGCATTCCGCTAGCAAACTGCAAGAATTACTCCCATTTGTTTGCGTATGTGAGGGCCACGGACAATTGTAAGGCGCTGCCACTTTATCAACAGCTCTCCACATTTGCCCCGCTGACATTTTTGCACCTAGTAATAAAACAGTGGGAAAAGGAGTTGTGCTGGCTTCTCGTTGAGTTCGTATCGGTGGCGTGCACTCTTCAAACGCTCCAATTAGAGCTCAGAGGGAGTAGCTTTCCGACCGAATCGCACGATTGGTGGCCAGCTCTCTCGCAGTCACTGCTGCGCAACGGGAGCATCATTGATCTGGGTCTAGGAATTCACGTGGAGGACCACTGTGAAGGCGTCGAATGTCTAGGCCAAACTGTAGCACGAAGCAAGACGATCCGAAAGCTCCGTTTGTGTGACTGGCTCTCATCGGCACGCGACAGCTTTTTTCGAGGCGTGCACTCTGTCATCTTCGAGAACTATGCGTTGTGCCACGTGGACGTGGGGTTGGAGTTTCCTTGCTCGCCGAGTCAAGCTCACCGGCTCGCTATCACGCTCGACGTCGCACGTCGGAACTCTGGCTATGTGGCACGAGCTGCCCAATTCTTGCACTGCAGGCGGTGTGACAC ACCCTGTGCTGCCGCTTTGGACCGAGTGCACCGGCACCCCGCCCTCATGGCAGAGCTGTCCAAAGTAGCGTCCATCTCCGAAGCCGACGCCGCAGTCACCGTGCGACAGCGCTTGCGAGGCATCGAAGGCATGCACACGTTCATGCGACTGGCCGGTGTCGTCAAGGCACGTGTCACGTGTCGGCCACGTGACGATGGCCGCGCACAGCTGGACGCCCTAGACGAGCACTGCTGGGCTCACGTGAGGCGCTACTTGCAGCTCGACGACGTGGTGTGGCACTGCTCGTCCTTGACGAATGCGATGTAG